Proteins from a genomic interval of Pristis pectinata isolate sPriPec2 chromosome 21, sPriPec2.1.pri, whole genome shotgun sequence:
- the crk gene encoding adapter molecule crk isoform X2 gives MASNFDVQDRASWYFGSMRRDEAVSLLQGQRHGTFLVRDSRTIPGDYVLSVSENSKVSHYIINSRPQTGPGPGSGSARFRIGDQEFEHLPGLLEFYKIHYLDTTTLQEPVARPPHLGLGPGGPRQHSDAEFVRALFDFPGNDEEDLPFHKGDLLRVIDKPEDQWWNAQSADGRCGMIPVPYVERCRPSSVLGPAGSPDSSQAASPQQQPGGGQQEFGPYAQPSVSTPLPNLQNGPVYARAFQKRVPNAYDKTALALEMLPGLLSSSSILYFHLDSSICGPVFL, from the coding sequence ATGGCGTCTAACTTCGACGTGCAGGACCGGGCCAGCTGGTACTTCGGGAGCATGAGGCGGGACGAGGCGGTGTCGCTGCTGCAGGGCCAGAGGCACGGCACTTTCCTGGTGAGGGACAGCCGCACCATCCCCGGCGACTACGTGCTGAGTGTGAGCGAGAACTCCAAGGTGTCGCACTATATCATCAACAGCCGGCCGCAgaccggccccggccccggctcCGGCTCGGCCCGCTTCCGCATCGGCGACCAGGAGTTCGAGCACCTGCCCGGCCTGCTGGAGTTCTACAAGATCCACTACCTGGACACCACCACCCTGCAGGAGCCGGTGGCCAGGCCCCCGCACCTCGGGCTCGGCCCCGGCGGCCCTCGGCAGCACTCGGACGCCGAATTCGTCCGCGCCCTCTTCGACTTCCCGGGCAACGACGAGGAGGACCTGCCCTTCCATAAGGGCGACCTGCTGCGCGTTATCGACAAGCCCGAGGACCAGTGGTGGAACGCGCAGAGCGCCGACGGCCGCTGCGGCATGATCCCCGTGCCTTACGTGGAGCGGTGTCGACCCAGCTCGGTGCTCGGGCCGGCCGGCAGCCCGGACAGCTCGCAGGCTGCGTCCCCGCAGCAGCAGCCGGGCGGCGGGCAGCAGGAGTTCGGGCCCTACGCCCAGCCCAGTGTCAGCACCCCGCTGCCCAACCTGCAGAACGGGCCGGTCTACGCCCGCGCCTTCCAGAAACGGGTGCCTAATGCGTACGACAAGACGGCGCTGGCCCTGGAG